The Setaria viridis chromosome 9, Setaria_viridis_v4.0, whole genome shotgun sequence sequence GGTTGAAGAAAGGGGAATAGGGGCGCGGTGGCTGACATGCAGGGCCCGTGTGTCAACGGTGGAAGGGAGAGGGTTGCAGCAGCCTTGCGGGCCAGCTGGGCTGGCAGGGCCAGTTTGATGGGCTGCTGCGGGAGAGGCTAGGCAGGCCAGGCCTATTCAGCTGCTGGCTGGCCTGGTTTAGTTAGTAGGCTAGAttaggttttgtttttatttatatttagtatgaattttgaattggattcaaaattcaaacacacttAGATTTGAAagccaaataaaatccaaaacgaGCCAAAATAAACTAGCACACAAGTTTGAAATTGATTTGAGATTTATTTATTTGGAAATTTCTAGATAAGAGGAGAATTTGACTTCTAatttcaaatgagcacacaattcaaacaaagattttaaatttttgaaaaCTCACTCAATTTAATATTTCAGATTTTAGGAATATTATAGTAGCTTGCTAATCTCTACCCTCGTCGTACGTGCGAACGAGTTATATTAGCAAGGCTTCTAATCACGGCGTATTTTTTTCAGGCGTAATAAACGTTTATTTGTATTGAGCCAGCTAAGTAGCTAGTGATAACTACTCCTTACATGTATGAATCTCAGAGTCACAGTGTTTGAATAGCATTAGCACTACTACCGCACGGTGGCATCGAGTTGACGAAGAATTAATAATGCTGAACGCATGCCAATTAATTCACTAAACAACACCCACAAGATCACATATTAACTTAATAACTTGTAGGTTCAGTAACAGTTCACCAGCGATACAAGACCCACAAAATGGAACAAACAGCTACTACGCTTGAAGCACCATTATTAGTCTAAGCATGCAGCTAACGAAACATGCGCATGCACAAAATAAAGGTAGCCAGCCTACTAGCTACATGGACGCAACAACGCAAGAGGTAGCTAGCATGCACAACATGTGTATGTGTATGCATGTGGCATGCACgcctatatctatatatataaccTCACGGAACAAACTTGAGTCGGCCACACTAATTAATCCGTCGTCTAGTTTGAGTTGCCGCTGGATATCTGGCGGTGCGAGCCcgggcaccggccgccgccgttgttGGGGTTGCTGCTGCACCCCGAGGGCCCGGCTGATGCGTcgatcgtcgccgccgtctgATCAGCAGGCTGCTTCgtggcagccgccgccaccgccgccgtggcgcgcgTGGCCGCATGCAGGTGATCATCAGCGGGCGCCGGCCTCCCGGCGCCGACGGTtcgcgccgccgacgaggccgcgacGACGAGCGCCAGGACGAAGGCTGCAGCAAGTGCCGTCGAGCTAAGCCGGAGAGTCCTCCTAGCCATGATCCACGGCCAACCTTTGCTTACACCTTGCTTGTTAGTGTATCCTTGAGTTTCTCTCGAACACTAGCTCCAACAGTGAAATCAACTGTTTCCTATGGACAGAGATTCCTGTAAAATTCCAGCAACACTGCTTCCAAATGACCTCAAAATTAAATACTTTGTGTTTTGATGGATGATCAAGAAAGCTAGGGTGGAGGCTGGAGAGGTGTCAGCTAGCTTGTGTTGCGGTTTAGGGAGCTAGCTACGCATGTGGCCGTcgtctatatatatatggccGTAAAGGGAGCTCGGATCACAATTAACTATGCGTCAGATGATCAACGAGCTCGCTAATGGCCAGATGGAGAGAATGGTCAGAGTTCCGTACGCGGGGATTAGGAAGCAAAAAGCTAGAGGACCGAAGAAAAACTAAGGCTTGATGAGATATGGGTGCGTGCTCATCAGTGGGTGACTCCAAATTTGCGGCCGCCACCCACAACTGCTACTTCACTCACCGGCGGCCCCTTTTTAGGCTCGACAAAACGCCCGCTCGTGTCCCTGTCACGCGGTTTAGGGGTTTGGTTTTGCTCCCCACCGACCTGGCAGGAGACCGACCTGGCCAACCTGCGGTAACCTTGCCAATGGAAACTCTGGGTGAATGCATGAACAAACGACCAGGGTGACCGAAAGAAATGAACGAGGCAGGAAATTAAGCATGTGAATTTAAACATTAGTATGCGTAAAAAGAAAGCTAGGGGGAGCGGAATCTGAGCTTTCTGGCTGTTAGTTTACACGAGGTACATCGCCTGTTTCGGAGAGCTCATCAGGGTAGATAAGGGTGTCTAGCTCGGTAGTAGAagaattatttctttttctaatCTTGAGCAAACATCGTTTTAGCCTACAAACATCAGCTTCTCCAAGAATTCAAGAGTTAGAGATACTATAAAGGacgtttggtttgaggaatcaCCAACCTCATCTGGAATGGAATGGTCTATCATGGATGCATTCTATTAATTTTGATGATATGGCCGATGGGTCGTCAACCCATTCCAATCCCCAAACGAAATAAAAATGTGAGGAGTGAGGCAATGATGGATCATCCCATTTCTCATACCAAACATCTTCTAAGATATTTAACCGTAAGGACCGTGAGATCCTAAGAGGAGAGGGTAGAGCATGGTTGAGGTTAGGGTGAATTAGGATTCCAAACTTAATTGCTTTATTTAGATTCCAATTCTACAAATAAACTATACATGGCAATATGAAAGTTTGGACCTTGAGCTAGCGAACCACTTAGTAAGTTTAGGGACGTTGATATGTAAGTTAATAGTACGCGGGAATAGAGAGGCTGCATCTAGGAATGGGCATGACATCGTTCATATCATTGTTGCCTCACATGAAAGTCAATGAAAAGAACATAGAAAATTCCATTATGatccacatgtcatcctctacTATCCTCCCCATTCTCTCGCACGCACATCAGTCGGGACGATAGCTCCACTTTGATCATGATGGATGGAGAGAGTGATATATTTCGATATTGTCAATTATATGCTAAGTATTGATGTTTGGTCATTGAATGACATAAATAATGAGTTTAGGgacttttatatatatatatatatattaaattagTAGTTTAGAGACCTAGACGACACCCTCTGCACTTTAGTTAAGTTCAAACTCTTGAGCAACCGAAACATAGGATGGTCATCTTTTCGTAATGTATTTGATTTTGAGTGAAACAATCCCTCATAATTTCCCCCCAATTACAAGGATGGTGCATGTCAGCATGTGCATACAAATCACCACATATGCACACGCTAAGCTCGCGAGTGTCCACAACGATATCATTGTATCGCATTTGGTTTCAACTTTTTGCTTCGTTGTCTCATCTTGGTTCATTGTCGTTAACATGTTCCAAGCTCTAGTGTCCATCGTTCATCGATCGGTCTGTTAACTTGTCGAATGTTACTCTGCTGTACTTGGTCAATTGTGCAGTAGCCTGACCCGAATTTGCACTGTTTCACACGAACCGTACTTTTCAGTCAAACATTTATCGCCGAAATTGGGCAATGAAACTTTTCAGTCATCATTTATCGCCGAAATTAGCCGATTTCATTCCTTGTTAATTAGTTATCCAATATAGTGGAGTGGAATTCCTCGCATGGTTTAGGCTTTGCTGCCAAGCAGTGCCCTGTTTTCTCTTTTTGTCTCCATTTTGTCGTGTGCTAGACACAATTCCTGCGTACTTGACTATACTGAGTCCTGGACACTTTTGACGCGATTGCAACCTTTATTGCTGTGTCTTCTTGGTCGGTTATCGTGTTGCTTGAATGTTTGAATCGACATCTCAACAGTTCCTTGCTTTCATACTGTTCCTGTCTTTTTTTTGGAGGCTTCAACTATTGAATAGATAGGATTGTCCTCGTCAATAATTGTTTCCATGTCCAGGGAACCGAATTGACGGGTAAGTAGAGGCAGGTCGACACGTTTCTCTTGTCAGTTGTATCAAAACCTCTCTCTGTCCATATACATCTCACTGATCAAACTCTGAATCATCTTGTTTTGATGTTTGCCCACAAGACCACAAGCTAGTCGCCCATAAGTGCAGCCCGACAGAGAAACATGCGGATAGTGTCGAAGTAGCAAAGCTACAGCCTACCAGGTGGTCTGGTCGGCGTAGCGAATAGCGATGCGAGGCATTCCAGTGGTCGCAGCATTTTCGGTGGATCACCAGCATTGCAGTCTTACTCTTGTCAGGCGGTCATGCTCCAGCTCCATGCAACAGAAATATTTGTGTCGGCTGCATGGAATGGACCGCGAACATACCCAGAACACTAATCAAGCATGCAACACATAAACGTGTCTAATGTAATAATCTTTATGAGAAAGGATAGGAGAGCATACAGCACTGCACTGCCATTATTCGGAACCAAATCCTTGCCATCACACCAGGAAAAGGAAGATAACAAACCCTTAGAGTGCTGCTACTGCCTACTAATAACCATAGCTAGGAGGGTAGGTCGGGCCACCGTAGCTCCCTCCGTTGTACTGCGGAGGAGGGCCCGCGGCGGCCGAAGAACCATAGGATGGAGCGGCTCCGTATGGTGGTGGGTAGGAGCCGTAGCTTGGATCAACTGGCGGAGCAGGAGGGTTAGAAGCTGGCGGTGGGCCTGGGGTAGCAGCTTCTGCCATGAAATTCTGCAAGCAACGGGTCGAATTAGTTAACATAAATGAGGATAAAGGAACGAGCGGAACATGTTTTCATAAAAAAGATAGTTATATTGCATCACCAATAATTCCAAAAAACTTGAAGCAGATTACTAGATTAGCATACACGGTACCTGGACCAGTTGCTGGGCAGTTTGAACTTGAGATGCAGTCCCAATTATCTCCACAGCCATCTCTCCAGGTGCACCTCTGCTTTCTTGAATAGTTACCGTTGCACCACTGTGCCTACGGATATAGCTTATGCTAGCACCAGCTGCCCCAATCACAGCATCAGCGTAGGCAAGGGGAATGTGCATGTTATGTGTCGTCACCTTTCAAAAGTACACAAAAATTAGTTGCTGCTTAACCCACCAATCAAATAAATGCACAAATCATCTTGAGATCAAGTGCAATAGAACTAACCTGGGATCCTGCATGAGAGGGCGGTTGATTGCCTGCTGCAGAAACACCGCTTGGTGGGACCTCGCGCCCATATGCAGAAATACCATAGTGTGGCTGCTTTTCCACAGGGGCAGGGGGGACATCAGGAGGAGGATAATAATTGTCTTGTGGCCTTGGAGGCATGAACTGTGGATTTCCACCAAAACCCGGACCACCTGGAGGTAGGTTTGGAGGAGGACCCCAGGGTTGAGGAGGGCCCCAATGCTGGGGAGGTGGCATTGGTTGCTCCCTCTGCATACTGTGCATTTTCATCTGCAGAGATTGAAACTTACACAGGTCACACACTGCATGCAAGACACTTGTTGCATACAGGAATGCAAGATACCAGAACTAAGAACTTACATGTGTTTCAAATAATGGGAGAACACTGCGATCAACAAGAAACTTTCTTAAGTGACTTGCTATCAATTCCACTGCTTTGTGGACACCAAGAGGCTCGCCTTGTATCTCCACAACTCTGTCATCATTTAACGCAACAGGAGGCACATTCTCTGAAGAAAAGTACAGCACAATGAATTAAAACCATAGAACATCTAATATTCACATTGAAGGAGCAAATAAGGCACAAGTATTTACATGAACTACAATTGAGAAAGTACCACTATTTTCTCATGGTCATTTAACTGAGTTGCATGTCACAACATGTAGATATGGACACAATTCGTGCCAAAGAGGAAGAAATCTAGCATAGAAATATGCCGAAAGCTTACCAACAATACGGACAACAGACTTTGAAGAATCTTGTATGGATTTAATAGTTGCTCCCTGCTTTCCAATAAGGCTGCCAGCTTGCGAAGCTGGAACCAGAAGCCGTGTTGGTCCAATATTACCAGCACTTCTTTGAGGCTGACCAGATTCACCATCTGAACTATCAGTTATTCTTTTATGAACTCTAAGTAAACCATCCATAGCTGGAGATACTGGTGCATCTGGTTCATCCTTTGCTGAAACCATTACCTTTAAAGGAGAAAGTGACAACATTCACAATATTAATTAACAGTTAAAAAGAGATGCTACCAGAGAAAAGTATTAATATTGCCTAATGGTTAGAAGTATGAACACAACGAATGGCATATGGTATGATGATACTATCATTCACAAATATAATGAAACTTTGCTGGTTGGGTTACTAGCTGGTGTATAATCAAGAGATCACATATACACATCACTAGCAAAGTTAAATGATGTCTCCCTCCACAAAAGAAATAAACTATGATTTTACTGGAGTATTGTTAGATATAATGATGTCAAGTATACATTTACCACCTCCTCGTAAATTAATAGTTTCCAAATATCTTGAGATGATATCCTACTTAAGGTCAAGTTTACTTGATTCATACTACAATTGTAAATGCAGCAGTCGGCGCACAGCAACAGAAGCATCTGATGCTGAAACGGCTTTACAAACAAGACCTCCCAAAAGATCAGAAGAGCATTCCATCCTACACATTTAGTCAACAGTATTGTGCAGTGTTCAAGAAGTGTGGGCAATCAGAactgtttttcttttgttattcAATTAGCAACCTTCTCTATAAAGACTCCCTCATTATTTTAAATGTGtcaactttttttctttgtccTTCACCAATGTCCAATGAAGAATAGATACGTTTCGTTATCTTTCACTCACTTGTTGATATAATGTAAATAGGTATTTatcttttcttaaaaaaatacttAACTTAATTCcagaatacaaaaaaaaaacagttccaTAACAGTAGTTTTCCAAGTGTATGCATTTTTATACTCCGCGAGCCAAATTTAGTACCAATAATTTTTTAAGTTATGTAGTACATGTTGTATATTCATTTAAATGCAACTCTGCATGCATTTTTATCCTTTTACCCTTTTCCCTTTAGTTATTCCTTTTAgttgaaaaattaaaaaaaaaggatgtgGAATTACCGGATAGTTTATGGAGCATCTTGAAAGGGATCTTCATCCAACACTCAAATGACCTATTCATATTTGCAGCACAGGAGCATAAAAACTGGAGTTTCAGAACCATGTCAATTCATCCATTTTGGGAAAAGGTTGTTTTGTTTGGGATCTTAGACTGCAGTCACAACCTGCAAACATTAATCTGTGTTATTATTATCAAAGCTATTCAATTTTGGTCTTTGGTAGATGGTCATATTATGTTTGAAGTCAGTTTTTGAGCTACTTTCTTTACAGCGGAGAGcttaaatatttttttggctTCCTGAGTGTTGTCAAAATATTAACTATGTTTCTTACATTGACTTGTGGCACAGCTATTAAGTATCAATTATTAGAAAGAAAGGATACTCCCAACTAAGAGTCTTAGCAAAAATATAATACGCTAAAAAATGAATCATGTTACACAGCTTTGGTGTTTTATAAACCATGTGACATTGTGGTTGTCAAGAAAAACAGGTTCAAGTCAGTGATTCTGCTGGATAAATCATGTTaaagaagtgcttaagataggacaATTTTCAACACAGAACAATCTGGTACGAAGTTTTATGTTAAAGAACAACAACATCGTCCACAAAACAAATGCTAGCCTGGAGATTGTTTGCTGCAGATTATGGGCCATCTTTACTGCTCAATGCTCATGGAAATACGCATATAAAGAAACAAAGGTTCAGATCTAGGTAGAAGTCTGAATGGAAAGGGCACACTGGTTAAGGAAAATATTACCAATTACAGCTATATTGTTGCAGGCCCTCAACTAAGATAAAACAGAACTGTTCCTAAATTTTCAAGGAAGACGCAGCAAATTTGTTTTAAGATCCAGTAACAGAAGTTCATCTGTTCAACTTTACTCTTTCTATTTACCCCATTATTATGATGCTTTAAAGGTGCAACGAGCAACAGCATAGTCCAACTCCAGCTTTCAGGCATTATTATGCACACAAAAAGCCATACAGATATCTAGATATCAAGAAGAAATGACTAAATGTGGATTTTAATTGCCAAGTCAATATAATGGATCTTATTTGCACTTGTGGGGCTGCACGGAAACTAGGCATAGGGGTATCAAGATGTACCTAGCTGATCATTTTGTACCCCAAAGTGTGTAATTGCAAGAAAACAAACTGAACTTCATGTACGAATCTGCTATACCTAATGACACCATGACGAGTTCTAAAAATATATCACTTAATAGTCCCATTGCTGGCTGAAGCGATGAGATTACTAACTTTTCATCAAATACACGGTCCCATAACGGCACTTACCGCTCTTTCTGGTACACCAGGTGGGCCATCAAGTATTTTGATGCGCGCTTTAGACTCCTCACACATCTTCTTGATAAACTCCCCTTTGCGGCCAATGATAGCTCCTACCTTCTGGGCTGGAACCAGTATACGAAAAACACTCTCTCCTGGCCAACCAGGCCATCTGTTATCCTCAACGTTAACCTGCGAGTTGTCCTGTCGGCTCGTATCCTCAACGCTGTATGCATTCTCCAGCTCTTCCTGGTAAGAATTTGCCGGCTCCTCATCGTACTGATTCCCGGTTTCCTCGCTGAACAAGTTTGCCTGCTCTTCGTTGTACAGGTTCCCAGACCCATCATCATACTGGGCACCAGGTTGTTTGTCGTACTGATTACCCAGCTCTTCACCATACTGCTTCTCCACATCGTCGTATGGGTTTGGCTGTTCTCCATCGTAAGGATTTACAGCCATCCCGCCATCATCATGTCCCACAATGTTCTCTACTGGTCCATCCATGTTTTCTAGCcacaaacgaaaaaaaaaacagttagAAATCACAAGTCATGTAAGTATCTAAGTTTTCAACGGACCCAAACATACAACCGCATCAAAACAGTCAGTGCCACCCGGATCAGAACAGACACAGCCACCTGTTAATCGATCAGAGTAGCAAGTATTGGGTGGCGGGCGCAAAAGCAACTCATGATCACCTGAGTTAACTCTGCCTGGACCTGGCATCTCGCCATGAGCCCATGAGCCCAAAATCAACGCGGGGTACACTCACGCCGAACCCTAAACCCCAAGCAGCGCGACGACCCGTCCCGGCAACAGCCTGTCCACCCCTTCGCCAAAATCGAACCCGCGCACCCACAAATCACGAGGCGCGGCGCTCGGAATCTGCCTAATCGCGTCCGCACGGGCACGAGCACCGGGCTCCAAATCACGAGGGGGCAAGCGACGCGGCGGGGGggcgggcgggggggggggggggtgtacCTGATGGTGGAAGGGTGGGTGGGAGGGGAGGCCACGACCCCGGCGAGGAATTGCCGCCGGTGAGGCGGGATtgggctctggcggcggcggattcgGGTGCGACGAGGGGAGCGCTCGTGTCGTCGAGACCGGAGAGGAGTCGTCGTGCGGCGTTTATCATCGGCTAACGGAATAAAAGGTGGGATGTCAGGGTTGGTGGTTTCCCTGGCCGTTCGATCATGGCAACAGACGACCCTGATCCATTCCAAATCTTGAGCGTTGCAGTCTGTCTGTCAGTCTGATCAAAATTATTTCTGTAGCTGCGTGCTGACGCCACACCATTTTGGGATTCGATCTGGGAGTAGAGATGGATTCGCACGGATACGTATGGAATTCATTATTTACCGTATTTTAATTCGAATTCGAAATGAATATGAATAATTCTAATTCGAATACGAATATtgtcggtgtcaagaatcacggaTCAAGACTccggcaagtaaatttgttttctatgcgcgtaaggctcggatggttgcacgagacgACACGaaatttatactggttcgggcaggaatagccctacgtccagtgttgGAGGCCGTTCGTATTACTCGTGCtaagtttgtagtaggggttacaaacgggcgagagaggaaggctggtcccaagtctctgtgggtgtgcactgatgctcgtgaggttgGATTGCGGTCGGGATCAGATCGTTCCGCTCGAGCGCCCCCCTTTCTCGGGtcccctggtcctccttttatagcgtaaggaggacaCAGGAGTTACAATCGAGCCCGGAGTAAAGGGAAGTAAAAAAGGTAAGCAAGGAAGGTAAAGCACAGAGAGATGGGCTGAGCCACCGGGGTTGCTGCCTTCCCTTCTGATTTCTGCGTCTTGTCAGCATGGCCACCGAGGAGGGGTTGTTGccgttgggtcccatcgatgacCCAGCGGTCAGCCACTGTAGCCGAGCACGCGAGACGTGCGTGGCGACCGACCACTGTAGCTGTGcaagttgatgatgatgactggccACTGTAGCTGTGCATGTCACGGGCGACGGGCGACCACTGTAGCCACGCGTGATGACCGGGGGGCGCGGCTGACACGCCCCTGCCGCGAGGCCGAGCGGGAAACCGGGCGGGCACCCTCCTTCGTTAGGCAGCATGggcgatgagtgccctatgacgaaTGTCACAGGGGAGGGTTAGGACGGTGCAGCTGTAGCCCTGTGCAGTCGTGGCAACAGTGCGCCGTCCGAACACTccggcgggtcacgtcgaggaacGCGGGCGCCTCTCCGTGTGTCAGAGCCGTATTCTGGACATGGGCGTTCCATCggttgcatttatggcgagatcggtagggcccacaagatctgcgCCCTCGTCTGATGGTCCGCGCACGTccttgggcgaggcgaagctctgtcctgtgggtcgggcgcgtccgaccccttgcgcctggggtcgggcaaggcggaaccCTCGGgcggtcgggcgtgtccgaccctaggaccataggtcgggcgaggcgaagcggaATATTCCCTAGTCATgccaagtcggcggaggtcactgtcGCTGGAGGTGGGCCTCGAATAAGGAAAATAACAAAGTCGTTAATATTTCTCTCGACAAATATGAATAGTTCGAATTCGGATACTTGCTCAACCTGACGAGTATCAATTTGTTTTATCGAT is a genomic window containing:
- the LOC117839185 gene encoding flowering locus K homology domain is translated as MINAARRLLSGLDDTSAPLVAPESAAARAQSRLTGGNSSPGSWPPLPPTLPPSENMDGPVENIVGHDDGGMAVNPYDGEQPNPYDDVEKQYGEELGNQYDKQPGAQYDDGSGNLYNEEQANLFSEETGNQYDEEPANSYQEELENAYSVEDTSRQDNSQVNVEDNRWPGWPGESVFRILVPAQKVGAIIGRKGEFIKKMCEESKARIKILDGPPGVPERAVMVSAKDEPDAPVSPAMDGLLRVHKRITDSSDGESGQPQRSAGNIGPTRLLVPASQAGSLIGKQGATIKSIQDSSKSVVRIVENVPPVALNDDRVVEIQGEPLGVHKAVELIASHLRKFLVDRSVLPLFETHMKMHSMQREQPMPPPQHWGPPQPWGPPPNLPPGGPGFGGNPQFMPPRPQDNYYPPPDVPPAPVEKQPHYGISAYGREVPPSGVSAAGNQPPSHAGSQVTTHNMHIPLAYADAVIGAAGASISYIRRHSGATVTIQESRGAPGEMAVEIIGTASQVQTAQQLVQNFMAEAATPGPPPASNPPAPPVDPSYGSYPPPYGAAPSYGSSAAAGPPPQYNGGSYGGPTYPPSYGY